The following DNA comes from Alienimonas californiensis.
AACGGCCTGGGCACCCGGGCCGGCAACGAGGTGTTGGACGAGTGGTGACCGCCGCCGCGATCGGGATCGCTGCAACCGGGATCGCCGCGACCGGGATCGCCGGGGCGCCAGTTGGAGGTGCGCCGGCGGGGGGGGCGCCGGTTGGAGGTGCCGCGGATTCGTTCGGCCCCTAAACTCCCCCGTCCCCTCCCGAACCGCCCGCACCGCCGATGCCCCGTTCGTTCGCTCTCGCCGCCGCGCTGGTCGCGACGCTTCCGGTTCTCGCCGCCGCCGCGGCCGCCGCGGACGTGCTGGAACTCCGCGGCGGGCAGAGTGTGACTGGGGAGGTGTTGAAGGAGGACGGCGACGCCCTGTACGTCGATCTGGGCGTGGACGTGGTCCGCATCCCCAAGGACCGCGTGCTGAAGCGGCGGGCGGAGTCCGAAACGGACGCCGTCAGCAACGTGACCGACCGCGGCGTCTATCAGACCGCCGACCTGCCCGGCGGCAGCGTCAAGCAGCTCGCCGATCAATACGGCGAGGGCGTGGTGCTGATCCAGACCCCCGGCGGACTGGGCAGCGGGTTTATCATCAACGAGGACGGCCTCGCGGTGACGAATTATCACGTCGTCGAGAAAGAGACCCGCCTCGCCGCGACGCTGTATACCAAGGAGGGCCAGTCCCTGCGGCGCCGGCGGGTGCAAGACGTGGAACTGGTCGCGTTGAACCCGTTTCTGGATCTGGCGCTGGTCCGCATCCCCAAGCCGGAGGGGGTGACCTTCAAGCCGGTGTTCCTCAGCGAGGAAGCCGATTACCGCGAGGGCGACGCCGTGTTCGCCATCGGCAACC
Coding sequences within:
- a CDS encoding S1C family serine protease, giving the protein MPRSFALAAALVATLPVLAAAAAAADVLELRGGQSVTGEVLKEDGDALYVDLGVDVVRIPKDRVLKRRAESETDAVSNVTDRGVYQTADLPGGSVKQLADQYGEGVVLIQTPGGLGSGFIINEDGLAVTNYHVVEKETRLAATLYTKEGQSLRRRRVQDVELVALNPFLDLALVRIPKPEGVTFKPVFLSEEADYREGDAVFAIGNPLGLERSVSQGIVSNRHRNFEGLTYIQTTAQINPGNSGGPLFNDRGEVIGVTNMKLTFGEGLGFAIPVTFVKSFLDEWEAFAYDRNNANSGYRYLEAPSRRNPNPPPAAEE